The Bacteroidota bacterium genome includes the window GGATAAAAAAAGTCCCGGATTTGAAGAAAAAAAGAAATTACAAGAGTTGCTAAACAAACAGAAGGAGCTGCAAAAAACAGTAGAAGAACTGCAAAAAGAAAATTCAAAAAACAATCAAGAGCAAAGCGAGTATAAGAAGCCCGACGAACAGCTGGCCGAAAAACAAGCACAATTAGAGAAACTGTTTAATGAATTACTAAGTGAAGAAATGAAGGAAAAGGTGAGAGAGCTTCAAAAACTGCTCGAGAACTTTGATAAGGAGAAAACGCAAGAGGCGCTCGATAAAATGAAGCTCGACAACAAAGACCTAGAAAAGCAGCTCGACAGACAACTAGAATTATTTAAACAATTGGAGCTGGAACAAAAGTTAAAAGATACACAAACCAAACTTGAAGATCTTGCCAAAAAGCAAAATGAATTAGCAGAGAAGTCCAAAGACAAGGATTCTGACAATAAACAATTGGAAGGAAAACAAGATGAGCTGAATAAGAAATTCGACGACATTAAAAAGGATATCAGCGATTTAGAAAAGAAAAACGAAGAGCTCGAAAAGCCACACGACTTGCCAAAAACCACCGAAGAGCAAAAGGAGATTGAAAAAGAAATGAATGAGGCAAAGGAAAGTTTGGGTGAGAAGAAAAACAAAAAAGCTTCAGATGCTCAAAAAAAGGCAGCACAAAAGCAAGAGGAGTTAGCGCAAAAACTCGAAAACATGCAAAAAGAAATGCAGAATGAAGAAAACGCAGAAGACATTGATGCACTGCGCGCAATTCTTGAAAACTTAATCGAGCTAAGCTTCGATCAGGAAGCCTTGATGAAACAATTGAACACCACTCAAATTAACAACCCTCAATACCTGAAAGTGGCACAAGGCCAGAAAAAGCTAAAAGACGATGCTAAGATGATTGAAGATTCGTTATTTGCTTTGAGTAAACGCAATCCAAAAATTGAAAACATTGTAAACAAAGAAATTGGTGACATTAATTCCAATATGGAAAAGGGAATAAAGTTTTTAGCCGAACGCCAAAGCCCAATGGCAGCTGCTCGCCAACAACAAGTAATGACCTCTATTAACAACCTTGCGCTCTTGCTAAGTGAATCTTTAAACCAAATGCAACAACAACAGCAAAAGAGCAAACCCGGGTCGGGGAATTGTAAAAAGCCGGGCAAAGACTCGAAACCAAGCGCGGCTACCATGCAGAAACTTCAAAAGGAAATTAACGATCAAATAAAAAAATTGAAAGAAGGCATGGACAATCCGAATGGGAAAAAAGAAGGAAAGGGAAAGAATGGTACTGCCGGAAAACCTAAAAATAGCGGCGAAAGCGAGCAGCTGAGCAAACTTGCAGCGCAACAGGAGGCCCTTAGAAGAGAATTACAAAAAATGGCGGGACAAATGGATAAGAATGGAAAATCGGGGAATGCAGAGTTGAAACGAATTGCCGACAACATGGAAAAAACCGAAACCGATTTGGTAAACAAACGCATTAGCCAAGAAACCTTGAACCGACAAGAAGAAATATTAACTCGACTGCTAGAAGCTGAAAAGGCAGAGAGAGAGCGAGAACAAGATGAAAAACGACAGAGTACAGAATCAAAAGATTTAATAAATCGTAACCAAAATTTATTTATTGAGTATAACCTCCTTAAACAAAAAGAAGCTGAGTTGCTCAAGACCGTCCCTCCTGCGCTAAATTCTTTTTATAAAACGAAAGTCAATGAATATTTTAATACATTTGAAAAAT containing:
- a CDS encoding DUF4175 domain-containing protein — encoded protein: MNNYQVLIDKLDEFIRKYYKNKLIKGSIYFTGLFLLFYLLVAVFEYYGNFGTAVRTALFYFLVLSAFGILLRWILIPLFKLYKLGNTITHEQASEIIGKHFSGVKDKLLNTLQLQALQQNQETGISLSLLEAGINQKIQELKPIPFTSAIDFSQNKKYLKFALVPIFILLILLVFSPGIITEATNRLVKHNVYFEKKAPFQIEIQNKNLSAVQQKDFELQVKVSGSEIPSAIFIEIDKIDYPLKKENTVDFTYLFKNLQSTIKFKLHADGFYSKDYELRVLPNPVLLNFDITINYPAYLHKNNEVLHNTGDLVIPSGTKVSWAFTTQNTKQLILGFGDTALQISQSSENTFTYSNRYFRNKTYAVITANQYLRSRDSIVYSINVIPDQYPAIQVEERPDSLSSKLIAFRGEIKDDYGFSKLNFIYKLINAGDSELLAFVQNNEKIVELPVNKASTLDNFFHYWDLSSLGILPGEQVEYYFEVWDNDGVSGAKSARTQKMIFKAPTLQQLSEATEKNNSKIKEDLQESLKKAKELQKDMNDISKKLMDKKSPGFEEKKKLQELLNKQKELQKTVEELQKENSKNNQEQSEYKKPDEQLAEKQAQLEKLFNELLSEEMKEKVRELQKLLENFDKEKTQEALDKMKLDNKDLEKQLDRQLELFKQLELEQKLKDTQTKLEDLAKKQNELAEKSKDKDSDNKQLEGKQDELNKKFDDIKKDISDLEKKNEELEKPHDLPKTTEEQKEIEKEMNEAKESLGEKKNKKASDAQKKAAQKQEELAQKLENMQKEMQNEENAEDIDALRAILENLIELSFDQEALMKQLNTTQINNPQYLKVAQGQKKLKDDAKMIEDSLFALSKRNPKIENIVNKEIGDINSNMEKGIKFLAERQSPMAAARQQQVMTSINNLALLLSESLNQMQQQQQKSKPGSGNCKKPGKDSKPSAATMQKLQKEINDQIKKLKEGMDNPNGKKEGKGKNGTAGKPKNSGESEQLSKLAAQQEALRRELQKMAGQMDKNGKSGNAELKRIADNMEKTETDLVNKRISQETLNRQEEILTRLLEAEKAEREREQDEKRQSTESKDLINRNQNLFIEYNLLKQKEAELLKTVPPALNSFYKTKVNEYFNTFEK